Genomic segment of Arachis stenosperma cultivar V10309 chromosome 4, arast.V10309.gnm1.PFL2, whole genome shotgun sequence:
tttatattcctttCATTTATTTATTGTCTTTACAAGCTGAgtttaaaattatcttttaatacagttttaaatattataaataaaatgaagaagttataagtatatttttaattatttatttcagaaTATATTCAAGCTAAGTATTTATTTAGGAAGACTTTAGCTCTTCAATTTACTTATGGGATAATGAAATAATTAGGGAGAAAAGTAAATTGTCGACAGCTTTTGATTATTGCGTGTGGTTAGATAAAAACacatataaaaagaaaatttgcCTTTCCACTTCTTTAAGAGTTAAAgttaagtaaataaataaagacaaaaaatatataaataattttttttataaaaaagattaaTTATTCGCATTCATGCTTATTGCCTCTTGTTTATATTTACTTCTTCGATATTTTTTGTCGATCCATCTAATGTATGCTAATTCGATAATTGCAGATGCAAAAATCCAATTAAAGTTGACACCTCtatatagaattatttaatgtCGCACAAAAAATGACCGAAAAAAAAGCATCATTTATATAAagacaacaaaaatattttttttaaaattatttattagttacagttaaaatatatattttaaaattttaattttataatatgttttattcaaaatttaaaaataaataataattgtcatactaaaaataaaataattaaaaaataaaattaatagattaattaaatctttaaaaataaaaaattattaaaagaattataaaaactataaataaaaatttaatttgtaaaagattattaaaattgaaaaaaaaataaaaaatatcaaaatataataaaataaacatagaaaaataatattataaaattaaaaaaataaaaagataaaacaattttataataaattttttatttaaaatttaaattttaaacaaattaaaatgtTAGTATCAACACTAAAATAACGattttaagaatataataacattttttaataatgacAATATTTTTCATCTAAATTACGtgtcaaaatttaatacataacaatttaatcaataaatgatgagatcaaatatttttatctaaagatattttaaatgtttttacCTAGTTTATGCTAAAATAAAGCCCGCATTTATTTGCAAAAGGATAATAAATTTCCAATTCAGAAAAGTAGAGCATGGTGACAAAAATCATAATTCTGAAAACTACATATAACTAGTCTAGTTTTTGGCAAAAAATCGTTTTTAATGATTCagtcaaaaagtacaaaaaaatactaaaaaaaagttttaaaaattgaaCTAATCATCAAAATAGTTATTGAACTactttaattattaatttatttatttattcgtTCAAAATTATAGTTTAATCAGAATaactattttataataaaataataaataaaatataaataaatacactAAAGTATAATAtaatctaatataaaatttaacaGTTGGACAAAAATATAATCTAATTATCACGAGGTCATGATCAACACTTCAATAACAATTTATCAAATTACCAAACAAACAAGATGGAGAACGTGAACTAAAATCAaactaattattcaaattattaACAATTTGGACAAAACTATAGCAACCTAACCATTCCAAAGTCAAAGAACATCACCTCAACAACAATTTATCAAATTAATAGattaacaatataaaaattgtGAATTAAGATCAGCACCACaacaattaaaataagaaaaaaaaataaataaccagAAGAGCAACCCAAATATGAGaaagaacaagaacaaaaaaaaaatcacctTTCACACATTCTAAAACTTGAACAGATGATGCTGGAGCATGAAAACATGATGCATAGGAAATAGATGAGGGATGAACAGCAACAAAAGCTCAACAAAACAGAGGTGGAAGTGTGGCGATAAGAGGGGTTGAGCAATAATAAGGATCGGAGGCCTCAAGCTTGAACAAGCGATAGAAAAGGAGCACAGCAACAGAAGCACGACGATACAGAGGTAGCGAAAGCTTGGCAAAACAAACATAAAAGCATAGTGAAACAGGGGCAAAACAAACACATTTGTGATGACGCTGGGGCAATAATGCAAACGACGATAGAGCAGACACAACGGTAGCGGTGGTTGGACAGCTTGAAAAAGTGCGAATAGATGGAGGTTTAGAGCTGTCTCTTTGTGTTCAAAGACGAGAGGAGGGGTATGGGCTGAGAGAAAACTTTAgggttttgtttttcttttaacttACAAAACGACATCGTATTAggcatttttttcaaaaattaactgGGTCCCAATTGAATTTTTCCATCCGGCGCCGATTTTTGAAGGAGGCAACTCTACCTATCACTTTAGCTGCTAAAGTCATTAGTTTTTGGGGGACAGATTCCATGTACCGAAGACGTTTAGTGTTTCGGTGAGCATATCCTTTGTCTTCGGCTGACCGGTGCGCCTGATGATGATGGCCGTCGGATCTTATTTGTTTTTTAATCCAATGACAGAGATCACCCTAGCTCTTCCCTCCTTTGATTGTCTAGTGGACATTTTGTGACAGAGGGGTTAGTTTGCAAAATTTACTTTGTAGCTAGTTATTTTGGTTACATTCGaaaattatttggatttatGTAGAATTAGTTTACAATGTTTTAAGACCTAAATTAATGGCAGTTAGTGATTCTGTTTAATGCTAAATCAAAGATGATGGAGGTAGGCTAGGAAGGAAGGAGAAGCGTCGTGGACGTCATTTGACGCATACAGGAAACGCTTTGATATTTACGTTTTCGTCACTGACCGTCAATAGAGTTGCAGGAAGATTTCTCCCACGGAATCATAGTGTAAAGCTGACTCTTTGAATGGAGCATCTGTCGTGACTCATTGGTTTGGAGGATGACGATCTACATAGTGTCATCGCCGGAAGGGGTTTCGATTGCCATTGATAACAAGGAGTGTTGTTTCGGGTAGACGTATGGCTTTGCCAGAAATGATCAACAAGGATCCTTCCTTGCGGCGTGGAGATGGTGGGCTAGAGAATGACGAAGGAGAGGAGAAGGTATTTCGGGTCAGACGGGTCAGGTTGGAACACTGCTGGTTGGACTTGGCTCAATCCAGATGGGCCTGtagattataatttttttctgaaACCAATAACGGGCTCAAGTGTTGggctattaataatttttttgaaaactagaTCACTGGTTTGGTATGGTTCTCTTTACAATACCCAAAAAAAACCTAACATGGCTGAACGAAGAAGAGGAACACCcagtacaaaaaaaaaaggaacacCAAATTAGTTATTGCATGTATAATTAGTTACTGAACAATCTAACAGCAGtattattaaattttcttaggatataaataactaaaatacttTGTAAAACTAACTTTTATGGTGCATAAAATTCACAGAAACGTTGAATAAGAAACATGTACATATTTTCCAATTGAACACGTGATTGCATTCGTGCAATATGATTGGTTGAGGTTGAATACGTGTCCTTTAACAAGTAGGATTTGATGAAGCTTTTCAatgagtaattaaattaaacaattaatGTAAGAAGAATAGAACCCTAAGTTTGATCTGGTATGGAGGATTCGTTTGATGATGATACAGCTTAAGCATGCGGCTATACACAAATTATTACATTCGTAATGCAAACGACATGTGTGGAACGATCCATTATCACTATATTTTAAAGATAATGCTCACACACATAACCTTCGCATCCAGCAGTATTTCATAACGGCATTAGCTAATAGGCTGACCCGAAAAAAAAGACCTGAACAGTACAATACCGCAGCCCATTCTCAGTTACATGGGCTGCCCTAGTTACATACATTGCGGGGGAGGGGTCGGTTTACGGTGTCTCCATCCCGTTGTTGCACTGATCCCTAAGACCTAGGAGGCTAGGACTTTACCTCTCTAGCTAAATGTCGACCAGCTGCAGTATGATTTCTCCCAGTTGAGTCTTGAGTTCTCGTTTCTTTCTTTCGACTTGGGATACACAGTACTTGATCGACGCAACGGCCTGTTGTAGGTCCTTAATCGATTGGCTGGTTGCAAGGGATATAACTTTGTTAGAAACACATTGACACTGACGCAAGTGACTAGATGTAGGAGCGTCGCAAGAAGACAATTTTCGCTTACCATATGCACCTGGTACTTCTGTTGGAGTCGACGTCACCGTCGTATCGTGCCGTCCAACGTGAACAAATCGATTGAACTCTGACATCGGCAGGAGCTCGCTGCCCAGCCCCGAAACAAGTGATGCAATCACCTAGAAATAGTTGTTACAGGCGTTCACGGCCTCTTGGTAACTCCGGTAACGAAGAAGCAGGTTCCATGGAAAGCCATCCACCTGAGCCGATGTCGTCTCCCAAGTGGGGTATATTCCGGGTATCCTCCCTCTAAACACGACGTTCCACGCACCTTCTGGTCACATTGTCATTCGTCTATTAGAGGAGATCTGGTAGACCTTGCAGAGGAAGAGGGGGTTAGGCTTGATGGTGAATACAGTTTATGGGTTTTTCTCTCACCTGGAGGCTAAGAAATGGAAGAGTAAATAAATAAAGCAACTAGAATGGTGCAAAAGCAGTCGAGGTTTACTTGCACGCGTACCCCATACTTAGGAGTAGGGGTGCAGGAACTCTAGGTTCAGGAATAGGGGTGTACTTGCATCAGCAAAGAAAAAAGTAATAACATTTGTCGTATAAATCACCACTATTAATTTCAAtgaatttattatatttttagaattaatttttatctaGATTTAATTTCCAATATAAATTGTTATCGAGTCCCCTGGCTaaacaaattttctaaaaacaAAACCAAACTGTCGTTGACGTTTTCCATTTCCGCACTTGTAGACAgtataaaaagtaaattaaaaaatgaaaacgGCACTGTCATTTTGCATAAGGACACTAGCATAAGTATTATAATTATCCGGTCTTATCCAAAATATTGGGCAACAAAACGTATGAGGTGCTAAACCTTAATAATAAATGCtagtatataatatataaaatattcacTTTTATAGGATAGGAGGGAATTGTTATATGTGTTCCCAGTTAAATAGGatatatgtttttttaattaatataattatactatCGCGATAAGTACAAATTAtactataataatatataacagCTAACATTCCGTCCATGTATTAATACCTGGTTTTATCTGGACGCATCGGTAAATGAAGAAGACATCTAAAGAAACGTATGCGGTACTGAACCCCCTAATGGCAATATATTATAAAAGCAAAATGCTACAAGGTCATTTACAAATTTGTCTATCCTCTTTACAATCTCCAATAATCCCTCCACCATGTCCTTACCAATGGCCAGAAGTTCCCAGAAGGAcggaaagaaagtggacgtatcCGTTCAGCACGAATGTCCGTTGAATCTTCTTCCTCACAAAATATGGTCGAGAATTGCCACGATGGTTGCATCGAATTCGATTGAGAATCTGTTCAACATGCAGGCGATGTGTAAGGTGTTCCTAGTTGCGGCAAGTTCAGACGCTGTATACAAGCATGCGACGATGTCGTATAAATTGTTAGTGTACTTTTTAATTTACCTCGACGTATGCGGTACTGAACCCCCCAATGGCAGTATATTAAAAAGCAAAATGCTACAAGGTCATTTACAAATTCGTCTCTCCTCTTTATAATATCCAATAATCCCTCCACCAAGTCCTTACAAATGGCTGAAAGTTCCCAAAAGGacagaaagaaagtggacgtatcCGTTCAGCACAAATATCCGTTGAATCTTCTTCCTCGCAAAATATGGTCGAGGATTGCCACGATGGTTGCATCGAATTCGATTGAGGATCTGTTCAATATGCAGGCGACGTGTAAGGCATTCCTGGGTGCGGCAAGTTCAGACGCTGTATACAAGCATGCGACGATGTCCTATAAACTGTTAGTGTACTTTTTAATTTACCTCGACGGGCCTGAAAGGAGATTCCTTGATCGTTGTGTGGAAGTAGGAAATATGGATGCTATACTCCGGCAGGAGTTTATGGAGTATTTCTGGTTTGACTGCCATGATAAAGGGATGGAACTGCTTGCTAGGGCCTCAACAAAGGGCAGCATCGAAGTCAGTTACTTGTGTGCCATGTGCCTACTGTGCGGACATGAAGACAAAGATGAAGTGCAAATGGGTGTTCAAATGATTGAGGTTATCCATACTTCTAGGCAGGTCGAGAGGTTCAGGGAGTTCTTGACGGACATTTTCTACGATGTCAGGGTGTTCTTCGAAATGTTTGCATTTGAATGAACGTGACTATTTACCACTCTTGTTAATTTGTCCCCGACTGTACTGTTGTGGGTTTATCTTTATGTAATCCACCAATACAGTGGCTAGCAAATGCCGGTTTGTTATGATCCTTCATTAACCTCTTGCCATGCGTACTGAtgatgtattttattttattttattttttgttaaaaaactGTCAGTTTGATCAAATAATTTATCATAACTATGTGGATGCACAGATGTCACAATTAATGCGTATCTTAGCTAGAACTTCGTCCAAATAATGCTTTCTTCTTGAGGGGGATTTGATCTGAACTTTGCACTATTGAAGTGACATTTGAATAGACAGAAGACTGTTTAATCAATCAACCTTTTACACCATCGTCCGTTTTTTCTTAGGCTGGGTACTATCTTAGACCGTGACAGTGAATTTACACAAAATTGGTAACTTGAATAGGCAATAGAGAGTCATCGAAAGGGGTAAAAAATGGGAACGGGGTTTTTTTTATATGTACAATAATAATTGACGATGGTGTATAAAATCTGTAGAAACTTTGAATAATGAACATGCATATATGTTCCAATTGAACACGGAATTGTATTCGTATAATATAATTGTTTGAGAGATTGAATACTTGTCCTTTAAAGAACAAAATTTGCTTCTATTTTTTAAGGAGTTTTTATTATGTAATTGCACTAATTGTTTTATTATAACTTGAGAGAGAAGTACTTTGAATTTTGTTTCAATCCATGGCTTCATATTTTTTGTTCATCTAAGCAATATAATTTGAAAGATGTTTATTTCCtataatttgatataatattaggatatcataaaaataatactatgTTTACATTCCTTTGTTTTATTATCTAGTGTAAAATAACGGTATGTGCCCTTAAATTAGAAGGATCTCGTAAACATTCGTGACAATGTAAGGAAGGATAAATCGATAAACACGTCTTTAATAACACACACGTAAATAGCTGCTGAAATGGTCCGAAATCATGATTTGGAAATGTTATTTGGCTCTATCGTAACATAAATCCCTAGTTGTGTGTCAACAGGTCACATGACTTTTGAAATTAAGAACAAACAGATTAAAGtagatataattatattaacCGAGTTTAAGTTCCACTACAGAAGATCAAATGGGAGACAGAACAAACAAAGGAAATAAAAGGATCATACAGGCCTCGATGGAAAACATGACATAAAGATATCAAGCATGTGCAGCAGGTCAAATACCTCCGATCCCGCCTTCTTTCTGGCCGGCTAGCCCCCGATCATAGGAGTAGTGTGCCGTCTTCGGCGCTTTACGATGACCCCGACAGAGCAAGAACTTTTGCTTGTCCTCCAAAACGTCGAGCCTGCGTTCCAGCTCAAGCCACGCTGGCACCTTGTGCTGTTCTCATCGACAAAGCTTGGCGATTTCTGCCACCAATTCGTTTTGTTTATGATCCAATTGGCGAATGTCACCTTATTCCTTTGCTGTGCCATTTGCAACATCGTTTTTAGCCGTCGACGTGCCTTCTCCTCAGCAGTTCATCCTTCTTTGCCTTCACCACGAACTTGGCGGCAAACATCTCCACATTTGCCTGCCTTAGCTCTGCTTCGGTTGTTTCAAGACTAACCTTCAAAATCTCCTCCTTCTTGATCAGTGCGGCCTCAACGAGGTCACAATCTACGCACTTATGATCTTCATGGATGATGTCGATTAGAGCAGCGATGGACAGTTCTGCGAGGTCGTCAGGACTAATGGTGTGGTCGATGACGGATTCCTACTACATTTTCTCGGGAGAAGGCGACGACATATGGCAGACTACGATGACCCTTAAAGCAATGATTTTTGTTCCGGCGATGATGGTTCTCCTCTGGGTGGATCGTTCTCAGGTGATAAACGTCGAATCTTCCTTCTGAAGATACGCCGAAGGTGCAAAGTGGAAGCTGTGTACGGAGATGAGTGTGGCAATGTGGCACATGATGGAGAGAGCAGTAGAGGGTCTCAATAATAAGGAGAGGGAGAATGATGGACAGAGAGTAAAGAGAAGGATTTACGATAGAGAAGAACTGAAGAAGGGTTAGTAGGGTTTGGAGTTGTCAATAAcggacacacacacacacacacacacacacacacacacacacacacacacacatatatatatatattgtaaagTAGGAAGTTGCTTGGTATTCTTTTTTTCATAACTAATGTGTAAATAATGGGGGTTTATTTTTAGgaaaataaaagattaatttaaaCAATTTCgatgaaaaatagaagaagaaaatataacATTTATTCAGCGAGTAATTAAAGTAAGCAACTAAGTTGACATGAATATAGCACAAAAATTGAATAGTCAACATTAAATTATTCCGTTGTATAACCAAAGTATTTGAATAGAATAGCACagtattattaaaataaattaaattaacaatCGTATTGTATTGTATCTGATCATATGTTTTGATGGTTCCTTCTCCATTTTTTTCAAAGTTtcttaattaaattaaagtgATAAAAGTGATTAGAACCAAAACATCAGTTTTCAGAtttctagaaaaataaaaaatgaaaacaagtATTTCGTTTGTCCTTTATTAATTATCTGATCTTTTCCAGAGCAATCGGTAAAGAAACGTACGAGGCACTAAACCATTTTAACAACAAAATAGGATATAATAAGAGCACAAAACGTATCGTTGGTGGTCGTGTCTCGTCTTGATATTTTCCAAAATTCCTGGCCTAAGTGCTTGCAAATGGCTAGAGATTCCATGAAgaatagaaagaaaaggaaCGCAACCAAGAAGATTAGAGAGAAATGGACCATATCCGTTGAGTACGAATGTCTGCTGAATCTTCTTCCTCGCGACATATAAGTCAGGATTGCCACGAAGGTTGCATCGTATTTGATTAAGGATCTGTTCAACATGCAGGCGACTTGCAAGGTGTTTCTGGGTGTAGCGAGGTCCGACGCTGTTTACAAGGAGGCGTCGATGTTGGCGTTGCCGATTGCATCCTTTTTATACTACTATGGCCATCTTGAAAACAGGTTCCTAGAATGCTGTGCGGAGGCAGGAAATTCGGATGCCCTACTCCGGGTGGGGATGACTAAATTTGTCTGGATTGGT
This window contains:
- the LOC130974530 gene encoding putative F-box protein At1g67623 — protein: MAESSQKDRKKVDVSVQHKYPLNLLPRKIWSRIATMVASNSIEDLFNMQATCKAFLGAASSDAVYKHATMSYKLLVYFLIYLDGPERRFLDRCVEVGNMDAILRQEFMEYFWFDCHDKGMELLARASTKGSIEVSYLCAMCLLCGHEDKDEVQMGVQMIEVIHTSRQVERFREFLTDIFYDVRVFFEMFAFE